The following proteins are co-located in the Procambarus clarkii isolate CNS0578487 chromosome 16, FALCON_Pclarkii_2.0, whole genome shotgun sequence genome:
- the LOC123759975 gene encoding mitochondrial import inner membrane translocase subunit Tim22, which produces MATEANSGVGTDNEVKNKLLFTPQEIDQIARFLVGNQRRERESLIIPRNFTPVVFKSREEKAVEAVFESCPFKAILSLFAGFVLGGGIGLFAASVTPSIPTPDKPQPSAREVLRELKVSTLSYGKNFAAIGFMFSGVECAIESYRGKTDWKNGTYAGAVTGGVLGLRAGVKAGVAGAFGFAVFSFVIDYYMRH; this is translated from the exons ATGGCTACCGAGGCCAACTCTGGGGTTGGCACAGACAATGAGGTTAAGAATAAATTACTGTTTACGCCACAGGAGATCGATCAGATTGCCAGGTTCCTTGTGGGTAatcagagaagagaaagagaaagttTGATCATCCCCAGAAACTTCACTCCTGTGGTGTTTAAGTCGAGAGAAGAGAAAGCGGTGGAGGCAGTCTTTGAAAGCTGTCCCTTTAAAGCTATTTTGTCGTTATTTGCAG GCTTTGTCCTTGGTGGAGGTATTGGTCTATTTGCAGCCAGTGTAACGCCTTCAATTCCAACACCAGACAAACCACAGCCATCTGCTCGGGAG GTCTTGAGAGAGCTAAAAGTTTCAACATTATCTTATGGTAAAAACTTTGCTGCCATTGGCTTCATGTTTTCAGGAGTCGAGTGTGCAATTGAATCG TATCGTGGAAAGACTGACTGGAAGAATGGCACTTATGCAGGTGCTGTAACAGGAGGCGTTCTTGGCCTTAGAG CGGGTGTTaaagctggtgttgctggtgccttTGGCTTTGCAGTGTTTTCATTTGTAATCGATTACTATATGAGACATTGA